From the genome of Miscanthus floridulus cultivar M001 chromosome 10, ASM1932011v1, whole genome shotgun sequence, one region includes:
- the LOC136485171 gene encoding kinesin-like protein KIN-7L, whose protein sequence is MEKISVAVRFRPPNPEAADPSPAGAGGGGYREWRIDDTRVSLLHRAAGPVPVPGASFAFDHVFDGAATNERIYGALVRELIGAVVGGFNGTAFAYGQTSSGKTFTMNGSEADPGIIPHAVRDVFDTVRQADDREFLIRVSYMEIYNEEINDLLTIEGQKLRIHESLERGVYVAGLREEIVNSAEQVLELLQLGEANRHFGETNMNVRSSRSHTIFRMVIESSGKDQTDSGDAIRVSVLNLVDLAGSERIMKTGAEGVRLNEGKYINKSLMILGNVINKLSENGKQRGHIPYRDSKLTRILQPALGGNAKTSIICTAAPEEIHIEETRGTLQFASRAKCVSNCAQVNEILTDAALLKRQKLEIEELRKKLQGSHSEGLEQVVLKLRNDMHKSELERDRLAMELEEEKKLRVTLEQHLTEQQKKLEAISSDHFTDSIQLDALKTPDSKSVPDGFVACRSRYSNDVQFSPLPENLDNIAHEDLWTRLNKGCVTDLDMLEMTPGLKREASFIQDTSAVPLEEPTDTRCHRLEKECISDRQQLEASKARCANLEKERDVLRDQNLFLQQELSESKREADSLVAEKQAQLDDLRAKCAAFEKDLYTTRQEAHRLATEKQELTGELGTERQKLDELKQDIRVISRGFLQREGQLTSLYTKSKAILENCKTSQVATLP, encoded by the exons ATGGAGAAGATCTCCGTCGCCGTCCGCTTCCGCCCTCCCAACCCGGAGGCCGCCGACCCCTCCCCGGCCGGCGCCGGCGGGGGCGGCTACCGCGAGTGGCGTATCGACGACACCCGCGTTTCCCTCCTTCACCGCGCCGCcggccccgtccccgtccccggtGCCTCCTTTGCCTTCG ACCACGTGTTCGACGGTGCGGCGACCAACGAGCGGATCTACGGCGCGCTCGTCCGGGAACTCATCGGCGCCGTCGTCGGCGGGTTCAACGGCACCGCCTTCGCCTACGGCCAGACCAGCAGCGGGAAGACGTTCACCATGAACGGCTCCGAAGCCGACCCCGGTATCATTCCCCACGCCGTCCGCGATGTCTTCGACACCGTGCGCCAG GCCGACGACCGCGAGTTCCTCATCCGGGTGTCCTACATGGAGATCTACAACGAGGAGATCAACGATCTCTTGACAATTGAGGGCCAAAAGCTGCGGATTCATGAGAGCTTAGAG CGTGGAGTGTATGTGGCCGGTTTGCGGGAGGAGATTGTGAACAGCGCAGAGCAAGTGCTTGAGCTCCTCCAGCTTGGAGAAG CGAATAGGCATTTTGGAGAGACCAACATGAATGTGCGGAGCAGTCGGTCACACACTATTTTCAGAATG GTAATTGAAAGCAGCGGTAAGGACCAGACAGACTCTGGGGATGCTATTCGCGTATCTGTTTTG AATTTGGTGGACCTTGCTGGGTCAGAAAGAATCATGAAGACAGGGGCAGAAGGGGTACGTTTAAATGAGGGGAAGTATATTAACAAGAGCTTGATGATTCTTGGAAATGTCATCAATAAGTTGAGTGAGAACGGAAAACAAAG AGGGCACATTCCCTATCGTGATAGTAAGTTGACGCGCATTCTCCAACCTGCACTTGGAGGCAATGCAAAGACATCTATCATCTGCACTGCTGCACCTGAAGAG ATTCACATTGAGGAAACTAGGGGAACTCTTCAATTCGCAAGTAGAGCAAAATGTGTCAGCAATTGTGCCCAAGTAAATGAG ATTCTAACAGATGCTGCTTTGCTGAAGAGGCAAAAGCTGGAGATAGAGGAACTTCGTAAAAAACTGCAG GGCTCCCATTCTGAAGGGTTGGAGCAGGTTGTACTAAAACTACGGAATGACATGCACAAG TCTGAACTTGAGCGTGATCGACTGGCCATGGAACTTGAAGAGGAAAAAAAGTTACGGGTGACTCTAGAACAACATTTGACTGAGCAACAGAAGAAGCTAGAGGCCATATCATCAGACCACTTTACCGATTCAATCCAG CTGGATGCACTGAAAACTCCAGATTCGAAGTCTGTACCAGATGGCTTTGTTGCCTGTCGCTCACGTTATTCAAACGATGTTCAGTTCAGCCCATTACCTGAAAATTTGGATAATATTGCTCATGAAGATCTATGGACACGCCTCAACAAAGGTTGTGTTACTGATCTTGACATGCTTGAGATGACACCTGGTTTGAAACGCGAGGCATCCTTTATACAAGATACATCA GCTGTGCCATTGGAGGAACCTACTGATACCAGATGCCATAGGTTAGAAAAGGAGTGCATCTCTGATCGGCAACAGCTTGAGGCATCGAAGGCACGATGCGCCAATCTCGAGAAAGAGCGCGACGTGCTGAGGGACCAGAACTTGTTCCTGCAACAGGAGCTCTCTGAGTCCAAGCGGGAGGCCGACAGCCTCGTGGCCGAGAAGCAGGCACAGCTGGATGACTTGAGGGCGAAGTGTGCGGCGTTCGAGAAGGATCTCTACACCACGAGGCAGGAGGCCCACCGCCTCGCCACTGAGAAGCAGGAGCTGACCGGGGAGCTGGGCACAGAGAGGCAGAAGCTGGATGAGCTGAAGCAGGATATCCGGGTGATTAGCCGCGGCTTCTTGCAGCGGGAAGGGCAGCTCACGTCGCTCTACACCAAGTCCAAGGCCATCCTGGAGAACTGCAAGACCTCCCAGGTAGCTACTCTGCCTTGA